The following are encoded together in the Iodobacter fluviatilis genome:
- a CDS encoding phosphoglycolate phosphatase, with protein sequence MSIRVFAFDLDGTLADSIPDLAHAANAARRDAGLATLDVALIESFVGDGTESLVARAMAADMAANFTGSEAQKEALARFDLHYQAGLTLKTKLYPSVANTLNELHDCGYRLAIVTNKPERFTLPLLKELGIDQVFEVIVSGDSLATRKPNAEPLLHVMQQMGVSAAELLMVGDSKNDILAARAAGCKVAFVRYGYGVAINMPDADVTIGRFDELLNWLEAQD encoded by the coding sequence ATGAGTATCAGAGTCTTTGCATTTGATTTAGATGGTACCTTAGCCGATTCGATCCCCGATCTTGCCCACGCCGCCAACGCCGCCCGTCGCGATGCCGGTCTTGCAACGCTGGATGTAGCGTTAATTGAGAGTTTTGTGGGCGATGGCACAGAAAGTCTCGTCGCCCGCGCCATGGCTGCAGATATGGCCGCCAACTTCACGGGCAGCGAAGCACAAAAAGAAGCGCTTGCTCGTTTTGATCTGCATTATCAAGCAGGACTAACGCTTAAAACCAAGCTCTACCCTAGCGTTGCAAATACCTTGAACGAATTGCACGATTGCGGCTATCGTCTGGCCATTGTCACCAACAAACCTGAGCGCTTTACACTACCGTTATTAAAAGAGCTGGGCATTGATCAGGTATTTGAAGTTATCGTCAGTGGTGATTCATTAGCGACCCGCAAACCGAATGCCGAACCTTTACTGCATGTGATGCAACAAATGGGCGTAAGTGCTGCTGAGCTATTGATGGTGGGCGATTCTAAAAACGACATTCTGGCTGCACGCGCAGCCGGATGTAAAGTGGCTTTTGTCCGCTATGGCTATGGGGTTGCTATCAATATGCCTGACGCAGACGTCACCATTGGCCGTTTTGATGAATTATTGAATTGGCTAGAAGCACAAGATTAA
- the arsC gene encoding arsenate reductase (glutaredoxin) (This arsenate reductase requires both glutathione and glutaredoxin to convert arsenate to arsenite, after which the efflux transporter formed by ArsA and ArsB can extrude the arsenite from the cell, providing resistance.) produces MQLLHNPRCSKSREALTALTAKGLQPEIIDYLKTPLDEEQIRQLLNQLNISALALVRSKETLWQEQYAAQALDDTAIIALLAEHPTLIERPILIYQGRAAIGRPLENIFTLLDTPV; encoded by the coding sequence ATGCAATTACTCCATAACCCCCGCTGCTCTAAAAGCCGAGAAGCCCTTACTGCACTGACGGCAAAAGGCTTGCAGCCAGAAATCATTGATTACCTTAAGACGCCGCTTGATGAAGAGCAGATTCGCCAGTTATTAAACCAGTTAAACATCAGCGCACTGGCTTTGGTTCGCAGCAAAGAAACCCTGTGGCAAGAGCAGTACGCCGCACAGGCGCTAGACGATACCGCAATCATTGCGTTGCTGGCCGAGCACCCAACGCTGATTGAGCGCCCTATTCTTATCTATCAAGGCCGTGCTGCAATTGGTCGGCCCCTAGAAAATATTTTCACGCTATTGGACACACCCGTATGA